In Daucus carota subsp. sativus chromosome 4, DH1 v3.0, whole genome shotgun sequence, one DNA window encodes the following:
- the LOC108217001 gene encoding uncharacterized protein LOC108217001, translating to MISVYELCSDKSRYGGHTLKLKQDDDDVGEDANCIGCEKSIIGSPTYICSVSHDDLDCRGFYLHKSCAELSIRDDYHGHPLRLIEEEDDIKGGDSACFVCNKQIVAGFLTYTCIHDVDVDCQNFYLHKTCTEFPLQLNHHKHSKHSLAFLPAPNCFCDVCFHVVKFAYKCDDCKFDVCVLCAFEQRVLSHQGHPEHTLTLMQRESLFTCDACYEETRDSSYVCVTCDFWIHRTCALCPSIIEASSHHHHPLTLVYSIPDIHRYFFRFCNICNKLVHPNSWMYYCQKCTYFGHIKCATSSVIINEIEADDIDDEPDLVQFPLPSKESLLDLIITQYDKFQVDHQGEGTERFFTLSTRLYNPLIIYEHWSHPQHQLEKLHYTACEDDDDDSDDDAAVLICDGCIQPITLSHPSYYACIQCGYFLHSFCATKLPTELPAGASSFHPQHSLMLWKRISTVFSLVICGACNSPTNGFFYHCKTCDIIVDIRCAFLPTRIKHISHKHALVQRPFSEPMCSISKITITGGLVYGCETCSDVHISILCAFLPSVIKHRFDSHPITLRLPPFFYEGVFYCEMCEEQVNNQWALYHCDKSDHSFHYDCFDLLYNVKFGGTIELDIDHKSHIFTFVLERPKKKGFLYKCRNCADSYESGLFFRCDGCGYLACYECVIKVLGESSPSEFVIPT from the exons ATGATTTCTGTATATGAGTTGTGTAGTGACAAGTCTAGGTATGGTGGGCACACATTAAAATTGAAacaggatgatgatgatgttggaGAGGATGCAAACTGCATTGGTTGCGAGAAATCAATAATAGGCTCTCCTACATATATCTGCAGTGTTAGTCATGATGATCTTGATTGTCGAGGATTCTACTTGCACAAGAGCTGTGCAGAATTGTCCATACGAGATGACTACCATGGACACCCGCTAAGACTAATTGAAGAGGAGGACGATATTAAGGGAGGGGATTCTGCATGCTTTGTTTGCAACAAACAAATTGTAGCAGGCTTTCTTACATATACTTGCATTCATGATGTCGATGTTGATTGTCAAAATTTCTACCTCCACAAGACTTGTACAGAATTCCCCTTGCAGCTGAACCACCATAAGCACAGCAAGCACTCCCTTGCTTTTCTGCCAGCCCCTAATTGCTTTTGTGATGTTTGTTTTCATGTCGTAAAGTTTGCTTATAAATGTGATGATTGTAAGTTTGATGTGTGTGTGCTCTGTGCTTTCGAACAGAGAGTGCTTAGTCATCAAGGTCATCCGGAGCACACACTAACATTGATGCAGAGGGAATCCTTGTTCACCTGTGATGCTTGTTACGAGGAAACCAGAGATTCTTCGTATGTGTGCGTCACCTGTGACTTTTGGATCCACAGGACTTGTGCTCTATGCCCTTCCATTATTGAAGCTTCCAGTCACCACCACCACCCTCTCACTCTTGTCTACTCTATACCAGACATTCATCGCTATTTTTTCCGCTTCTGCAACATCTGCAACAAACTAGTTCATCCAAATTCCTGGATGTATTATTGCCAGAAATGCACATACTTTGGGCACATCAAATGTGCAACATCCTCGGTTATAAT aAATGAGATTGAAGCagatgatattgatgatgaaCCTGATTTGGTACAATTTCCTTTGCCTAGCAAGGAGTCACTGCTTGATCTTATCATCACCCAGTATGACAAGTTCCAAGTTGACCATCAGGGCGAAGGTACTGAAAGGTTTTTCACTCTATCAACAAGACTTTATAATCCACTTATTATTTACGAGCACTGGAGTCACCCCCAGCATCAATTAGAAAAGCTCCATTATACTGCGTGTGAGGATGATGACGacgacagtgatgatgatgcagCCGTGTTGATTTGCGATGGGTGCATTCAACCCATAACACTTTCTCATCCATCTTACTATGCTTGTATCCAATGTGGTTACTTTCTTCACTCCTTTTGTGCGACCAAGTTGCCAACAGAGTTGCCTGCAGGAGCATCCTCATTCCACCCTCAACATTCGCTCATGCTGTGGAAGAGGATCAGTACGGTCTTTAGTCTTGTGATATGTGGAGCTTGCAACAGCCCCACGAATGGATTCTTCTATCACTGTAAGACTTGTGATATCATAGTTGATATCCGTTGTGCATTCTTACCCACCAGGATTAAACATATATCTCACAAGCATGCTCTTGTTCAGCGTCCATTCTCCGAACCCATGTGTAGCATAAGTAAGATTACAATTACAGGTGGCCTGGTATATGGGTGTGAAACTTGCAGTGACGTACATATTAGTATACTTTGTGCATTTTTGCCAAGCGTGATCAAACACAGATTTGATAGTCACCCGATAACGTTGAGACTTCCTCCATTTTTCTACGAAGGAGTTTTCTACTGTGAAATGTGCGAAGAACAAGTTAACAATCAATGGGCACTCTATCACTGTGATAAATCTGATCATTCTTTTCACTATGACTGCTTTGATCTTCTTTACAACGTCAAATTTGGAGGGACCATTGAACTTGATATTGACCATAAGTCGCACATATTTACATTTGTTTTGGAGAGACCTAAGAAAAAAGGCTTCCTATACAAGTGTCGCAATTGTGCGGACTCCTACGAATCTGGTCTATTTTTTAGATGTGATGGCTGTGGGTATCTTGCCTGCTATGAATGTGTCATTAAGGTGCTGGGCGAAAGTTCACCCAGTGAATTTGTAATTCCCACATAG